In a genomic window of Cuculus canorus isolate bCucCan1 chromosome Z, bCucCan1.pri, whole genome shotgun sequence:
- the LINGO2 gene encoding leucine-rich repeat and immunoglobulin-like domain-containing nogo receptor-interacting protein 2 translates to MHHTAVSCWQPFLGLAVLLVFMGPTIGCPARCECSAQNKSVSCHRRRLMSIPEGIPIETKILDLSKNRLKSVNPEEFTSYPLLEEIDLSDNIVANVEPGAFNNLFNLRSLRLKGNRLKLVPLGVFTGLSNLTKLDISENKIVILLDYMFQDLHNLKSLEVGDNDLVYISHRAFSGLLSLEQLTLERCNLTAVPTEALSHLHNLISLHLKQLNINALPAYAFKRLFRLKDLEIDAWPLLDMLPANSLYGLNLTYLSITNTNLSAVPYSAFKHLVYLTHLNLSYNPITTIEAGMLSDLVRLQELHMVGAQLRTIESHAFQGLRYLRVLNVSQNLLETLEENVFHSPKSLEVLCINNNPLACDCRLLWILQRQPTLQFGGQPPMCAGPDSVKERSFKDFHSTALSFYFTCKKPRIQDKKLQYLVVEEGQTVQLMCNADGDPQPTISWVTPHRRLITTKSNGRATVLGDGTLEIRFAQDQDTGMYVCIASNAAGNDTYSASLMVKGFTSDRFLYANRTPMYMTDSNDTSSNGTNVNTFSLDLKTILVSTAMGCFTFLGVVLFCFLLLFVWSRGKGKHKTSIDLEYVPRKNNGAVVEGEVAGPRRFNMKMI, encoded by the coding sequence ATGCATCACACAGCTGTATCATGCTGGCAGCCATTCCTGGGTCTGGCTGTGCTGCTAGTCTTCATGGGCCCCACCATAGGCTGCCCAGCCCGCTGTGAATGCTCAGCACAAAACAAGTCCGTCAGCTGTCACCGAAGGCGTCTGATGTCTATCCCAGAGGGCATTCCCATTGAAACCAAAATCTTGGACCTCAGCAAGAATCGACTGAAAAGTGTCAACCCTGAGGAATTCACATCATACCCTCTGCTAGAGGAGATTGATCTCAGTGACAATATAGTGGCCAATGTGGAGCCTGGAGCCTTTAACAATCTCTTCAACTTGCGCTCCCTGAGGCTGAAAGGAAACCGTCTGAAGCTGGTCCCTCTTGGGGTATTCACTGGGTTGTCAAACTTAACAAAGCTCGATATAAGTGAAAACAAGATTGTCATTTTGCTGGATTACATGTTCCAAGATCTGCATAACCTAAAATCCCTGGAGGTTGGGGACAATGATTTGGTTTATATATCACACAGGGCCTTTAGTGGACTGCTTAGCCTGGAGCAGCTCACCCTGGAGAGATGCAACCTCACAGCTGTACCAACAGAAGCTCTTTCTCACCTCCATAACCTCATCAGTCTGCATCTGAAACAGCTCAACATTAATGCTTTGCCTGCTTATGCCTTTAAAAGACTGTTTCGCCTGAAAGATCTAGAGATAGATGCTTGGCCTCTCCTGGACATGCTACCCGCCAACAGTCTGTATGGTCTCAACCTTACTTATCTCTCCATCACCAACACCAACCTGTCTGCAGTACCTTACTCTGCTTTTAAACATCTCGTTTACCTGACACATCTAAACCTCTCTTACAACCCTATCACCACCATTGAAGCAGGCATGCTTTCAGATTTAGTGCGCCTGCAGGAACTCCACATGGTGGGGGCCCAGCTACGTACCATTGAATCACATGCTTTCCAAGGGCTCCGATACTTACGCGTGCTTAATGTGTCCCAAAACCTGCTAGAAACCCTAGAAGAGAATGTATTCCATTCCCCCAAAAGCCTTGAGGTTCTTTGCATTAACAACAATCCTCTGGCCTGTGACTGCCGTCTTCTTTGGATTTTACAGAGGCAACCCACTTTGCAGTTTGGAGGCCAACCACCAATGTGTGCTGGCCCAGACAGTGTCAAGGAGAGGTCATTCAAAGACTTTCACAGCACTGCTCTTTCCTTTTACTTCACCTGCAAGAAGCCCAGGATACAAGACAAGAAGTTGCAATACCTGGTAGTGGAGGAAGGGCAGACAGTCCAGTTGATGTGTAATGCTGATGGGGATCCGCAGCCTACCATATCCTGGGTCACTCCACATCGGAGGCTGATCACAACTAAATCAAATGGGAGAGCCACAGTGCTGGGAGATGGCACCCTGGAGATCCGATTTGCTCAAGATCAGGACACTGGGATGTATGTTTGTATTGCAAGTAACGCAGCTGGGAACGACACCTATTCAGCCTCTCTTATGGTAAAGGGGTTTACTTCAGACCGTTTCCTTTATGCCAACAGGACCCCTATGTATATGACAGACTCCAACGACACAAGTTCCAATGGAACTAATGTGAACACATTCTCTCTGGACCTTAAGACAATATTGGTCTCTACAGCTATGGGCTGCTTCACATTCCTTggagtggttttattttgtttcctactTCTTTTTGTGTGGAGCCGAGGGAAAGgcaaacacaaaaccagcattGACCTTGAATATGTCCCTCGCAAAAACAATGGTGCTGTGGTTGAAGGGGAGGTTGCTGGACCACGAAGGTTCAATATGAAAATGATTTGA